The Bos mutus isolate GX-2022 chromosome 7, NWIPB_WYAK_1.1, whole genome shotgun sequence genome window below encodes:
- the LOC102285318 gene encoding olfactory receptor 2V2 — MEIWLNQSSSDDFVLLGIFSHSSTDLVLFSAVMMVFIVALCGNVLLIFLIFMDPQLHTPMYFFLSQLSFMDLMLVCTNVPKMAANFLSGRKSISFVGCGMQIGLFVCLVGSEGLLLGLMAYDRYVAISHPLHYPILMSQRVCLQIVGSSWVFGITDGLIQMVVVMTFPYCGLREVDHFFCEMLSLLKLACIDTSIFENVIFACCVFMLFLPFSIIVASYARILRTVLHMHSAQAVRKALATCSSHLTAVFLFYGAAMFIYLRPKRYRAPSHDKVVSVFYTVLTPMLNPLIYSLRNREVMGALRKGLDHCRIVNQH; from the coding sequence ATGGAGATATGGTTGAATCAATCATCTTCAGATGACTTTGTCCTCTTGGGCATCTTTTCCCACAGTTCCACTGACCTTGTTCTTTTCTCAGCAGTCATGATGGTCTTCATAGTGGCCCTCTGTGGGAATGTCCTCCTCATCTTCCTCATCTTCATGGATCCTCAACTTCATacacccatgtacttcttccttagTCAGCTCTCCTTCATGGATCTCATGTTGGTTTGTACCAATGTGCCCAAGATGGCGGCCAACTTCCTGTCTGGCAGGAAGTCCATCTCCTTTGTGGGTTGTGGCATGCAAATTGGCCTTTTTGTCTGTCTTGTGGGTTCTGAAGGGCTCTTGCTAGGACTCATGGCTTATGATCGGTATGTGGCCATTAGCCACCCACTTCACTATCCCATCCTCATGAGTCAGAGGGTCTGTCTCCAAATTGTTGGGAGCTCTTGGGTCTTTGGGATAACAGATGGTTTGATCCAGATGGTGGTAGTAATGACATTTCCATACTGTGGCTTGAGGGAGGTGGACCACTTCTTTTGTGAGATGTTATCCTTGTTAAAGCTGGCCTGTATAGACACATCCATTTTTGAGAATGTGATATTTGCTTGCTGTGTCTTCATgctgtttcttcctttctctatcaTTGTGGCCTCCTATGCTCGTATCCTGAGAACTGTGCTCCACATGCATTCTGCTCAGGCTGTCAGAAAGGCTCTTGCCACATGTTCCTCCCACCTGACAGCTGTGTTCCTCTTCTATGGGGCAGCCATGTTCATCTACCTGAGACCTAAGCGCTACCGGGCCCCAAGCCATGACAAGGTGGTCTCTGTCTTCTACACAGTCCTTACTCCTATGCTGAACCCCCTCATTTATAGCTTAAGAAATCGGGAGGTGATGGGAGCCCTGAGAAAAGGGCTGGACCATTGCAGGATTGTCAACCAGCACTGA